A segment of the Arcobacter sp. CECT 8983 genome:
CAGGTACATAGATAATAGAAGCATTTGCTCCTGTTAATCTTTTTGCACACTCTACTGTGTTATAAATTGGTAGGTCTAAGTGAGTTTGTCCACGTTTACCTGGAACTACACCACTAACTACTGTTGTTCCATATGCAATTGCACGTCCTGTATGGAAACTTGCTTGTGCACCTGTTAGACCTTGAACTAATACTTTTGTATTTTTATCAATTAAAATTGCCATTAGTTCGCCCCTTGTGCTAATTCAATAATTTTTTGTGCAGCTTTATCTAAATCTGCTTCTTCATAGATTTTTAAATCAGAGTTTTCAATTAACTCTAATCCTTCTTTTGCATTTGTACCTTCAAGTCTAACTACAACAGGTACATTTATTTCCATTTTTTTTGCAGCAGCAATAATACCAGCAGCAATGATGTCACATCTAACAATACCACCAAAGATATTTACTAAGATACCATCTACTTTTTCATCTGAAAGAATTATTTCAAAGGCTTCAATAACTCTTTGTTCATTTACACTTCCACCTACATCTAAAAAGTTTGCAGGTTCACCACCATGAGTTTTAATTAAATCCATAGTTGCCATAGCTAAACCAGCACCATTTACCATACAACCAATATTTCCATCTAAGCTTACATAGTTTAGGTCTAGTTTTTCTGCTTTTAATTCCCTTGCATCTTCTTGAGATTCATCTCTGATTTCATTCATTTTAGGCTGCCTATATAAAGCTGAGTTATCAACTTGAATCTTTCCATCAAGACATACTAAGTAACCTTGTTTTGTAACAACTAAAGGATTTACTTCTACAAGTGATAAGTCTTTTTCAATAAACATTTTATACATTTTTTGCATTAAATCAATCATTTGTGCAGAAAGAGTTTTATCTAGTTTTAAGTCATCACAAATTTGTCTACATTGTGCAGGCATAATTCCAACAACTGGATTAATAGGATTTCTTAAGATTTTTTCTGGAAATTTTTCTGCTACTTCTTCAATTTCCATACCACCTTCACTTGAAGTGATAATCATAATTCTCTGACTTGTTCTATCCACAGCAAAGGCTAAATAAATTTCATCTACAACATCGCAAGGTTCTTCTACAAAAATAGAGTTTACTGGTTGACCTTCTTTTGTTGTTTGGTGAGTTACAAGCCTACTTCCTAGTAATCTTCTAACTTCTTCATTTGCTTGAGTTTTTGATTCAGCTACAACAACTCCACCAGCTTTTCCTCTTCCTCCTGCATGAACTTGAGCTTTTATTACCCATCTGTCTTCACCAATTGTTCTTAAAATATCATCTAGTTGTGAGGGGTGAGTAAGTAGTTTACCTTTTG
Coding sequences within it:
- the sucC gene encoding ADP-forming succinate--CoA ligase subunit beta; the encoded protein is MNLHEYQAKNLYRKYDIPTTKGKLLTHPSQLDDILRTIGEDRWVIKAQVHAGGRGKAGGVVVAESKTQANEEVRRLLGSRLVTHQTTKEGQPVNSIFVEEPCDVVDEIYLAFAVDRTSQRIMIITSSEGGMEIEEVAEKFPEKILRNPINPVVGIMPAQCRQICDDLKLDKTLSAQMIDLMQKMYKMFIEKDLSLVEVNPLVVTKQGYLVCLDGKIQVDNSALYRQPKMNEIRDESQEDARELKAEKLDLNYVSLDGNIGCMVNGAGLAMATMDLIKTHGGEPANFLDVGGSVNEQRVIEAFEIILSDEKVDGILVNIFGGIVRCDIIAAGIIAAAKKMEINVPVVVRLEGTNAKEGLELIENSDLKIYEEADLDKAAQKIIELAQGAN